CAGTCAAGTAGGCAAGTATCCAAAGGGAACGGAGCCGTCGCATGCGATCCAGATTGATCGAATCGCTCGTTGTCTGTGTCGTGCTGGTAGCTCTACTTTTCGCCGCGCCCGGAGGAGCCGCGCAGCCCACGCCGAAGCGCGCACTGCTGATACTCTCGAAAACCACCCATACACTGGCGATTGTGGATCCAGCCAACCTGAAGGTCATCGATCGCGTGCCCGTGGGACCGGATCCGCATGAGGTGATCGCGTCTTCGGATGGAAAAACGGCCTACGTTTCCAACACCGGGTTCGGCCGCTTCCACGAGCTCAATGTCATAGACCTCATCGCGAGGAAAGCGCGGCCCAGCATCGATACCGCACCGCTGATCGGCCCACACGGATTGGCATTCGTTGGCGGAAAGCTGTGGTTCACGGCCGAAGGTGCGAAGTCCATTGGCCGCTATGATCCGACAACGGCCCGAGTCGACTGGCTCATGGGCACCGGCCAGAACCGGACGCACATGCTCCACGTCACCGCGGATGAGAAGCAGATCTACACCACGAACGTGGACTCCGGGAGCGTCAGCATTCTGGAGAATGTCCTACTCCAGCCGACGGTACCTCCAACGGGAGTCCTGCCTCCCGGGGCTCAACCCCGCATGGACTGGATCCAGACCGTCATTCCGGTGGCCCAGAGCTCCGAGGGTTTCGATGTCTCACCCGACGGGCAGGAGTTGTGGACAGCGAGCCCGACGGGAGCGCTGTCGATCATCGACATCTCGGCCAGGAAGGTGACGGCCACCGTTGACGCGAAGCTCCCCGGTGCGCACCGGCTGAAGTTCACCCCGGATGGCAAGCGTGTGCTGATCGTGAGTGTTCGAACTGGAGAGCTGGTCATCTTCGACGCCGGATCGCGTCAGGAAGTAAAACGGCTGAACATCGGCCGTGGCGCGGCCATGTTGGTGGACGCCGAGGGCGCACGCGCATTCGTGTCCTGCACTCCTGACAACTACGTCGCCGTCATCGATCTCGAGACGTTGGAAGTGACCGGCCGCCTCGATGTTGGCGGACGGCCGGACGGTCTGGCCTGGGCGGTGCAACGTCCAGAGTAGCCGCTCACCCCGTCAGTTCATCCGCTGCGCGGGGGCGCACAGCCTCGCGCTCAGCGTGGCCACGGGGGTCTCCCAGTGGTGTTCGAACCGGAAGCCGAGGAACTGCTGGGACGCGCGGCCACGGCGGTACGCGGCCCCCACCCGCCGCAGGAACTCGGACCGCCCGACGCCGGACTGCGGAGCCTTGAAGTGTTCGACCGCGCTGAACAGCAGGATGAGCTTCGCGGTGTGGATACCCAGGTTGCCCAGGGCGTACGCCTGCAGCTCCATCTCGCCCATCACGTCCGTGGCGTAGCCCGTCAGCACGTGCAACAGGTCATGCGTCTCGCGGTAGCGCTTGCCGATGAAGTCGATGTCGTTCTTGAGCTCGAGCGTCGTCTCGAAGGGCGAGATCTTGTTGTCGCGGAAGTAGCGCGCGAACCCATGGCCGAGCGTGCCCTCGGGCAGGCGCTCGAGCGCGTCCAGGTCCAGTTCCTTGCCCTGCAGGGAGGGACGCTCGGACAGCATGCGGCGCCCCTCCTCGCTGCGCCGGAGTTGCTGGGCCAGCGATGCGTAGACGTTGAGGTCCAGGCAGATGTTGATCAGCTGGCCGCAGGTAGGATTCGTCGGGTCGTCCTTGAGCACCTCCAGGCACTGGCGCGCCACGCGCAGACGGGTGAACAGGGAGGCGTTGTCGGGTAGCGACAGGGTGTTGGGATCGCTCATGGGGTTCCTCCAAGCGTGACTTCCAGGCCCGCGAGATCGTCGCCCTTGCGCCAGTTCCGCAGGACTTCGATGAACTCGAGCGTGCCGCCTCCGAAGGGGGCGTTGCGCATCGCGCTCGGGGGGGGCAGGACTCCCTCGTTGTTGAAGTAGCCGGGCGTGCATTCGACACCACCGACGGCGGCCATCTTCGAGAAGTGGCCGAGGATCACCTCCCACCACTGCTGCTGCGCCTGCTCCGTCGCTTCGATGGTCCCGATGCCCTGCTTCAGGCAACGCCCGATGATGTAGGCGGCGTGTTGCGACTGCTCGTTGAGGATGTGAACGAAGTTGATCGCATGACCGCTCTGGGTGAGGCTGAACATCAGGAGGTTCGGATAGCCGCGGCTGTGCATGCCGTGCAGCGTCGCCGCGCCCTCGGCCCAGCTGTCGCGCAGGGACTTGCCGCCGCGCCCGCGAATGTCGAAGCCCAACCGACGGGTGTATTCGCCCGACAGCTCGAAGCCCGAGGCGTAGACCAGGCAGTCGACCTCGTATTCCCTGCCCTTCACCACCACGCCGGTGGGAGTAATCCGCTCCACGCCCTTGCCCTCGGTATCCACGAGCTGGACGTTGGAACGGTTGAACGTGTCCAGGTACTCGTCGTGGAAGCAGGGCCGCTTGCACATCTGGTTGTAGTAGGGCTTGAGCGCCTCGGCCGTCACCGGATCCTTGACGACGGCGTCCACCCGCGCGCGGATCTCCTCCATCTTGCGGAAGTCCACCATCTGGCGGAGCTCGGCCGCCGCCTCGGGGGTCTCGGCGCGGCGGAGCTCGGTATCATCGAAGATGTAGGTCCATCCGTCCCGCACCATGTCCACGTCCTGCTGGTTACCAGTGACGATCGAGGTGAAGTTGAGGATGCGCTCCTGCTGCCAGCCGGGCTTGAGCGTCTTCACCCAGGCCTCGTCGGTCGGCTGGTTGTTGCGCACGCCGACGCCCGAGGGCGTGCGCTGGAAGACATACAACTGTTTGGCCGAAGCCCCGAGGTGGGGGATCGCCTGGACCGCGGTCGCGCCCGTGCCGATGATGCCCACGCGCTTGTCGGCCAACCGGGTCATGCCGCCCATGGGGCCGCCGCCGGTATAGGCATAGTCCCACCGGCTCGTGTGGAAGCTGTGGCCCTTGAAGGTCTCGATCCCCGGGATGCCGGGCAGCTTCGCCTTGTGGAGGATGCCGCCGGCGATGATGACGAACCGCGCCGCGAGCCTGTCGCCCCGGTTGGTGGTGACGCTCCAGCGCCGGGCGTCCTCATCCCAGTCCATCTGCTCGACCTGGGTCTGGAACAGCGCCGCCTTGTAGAGGTCGAACTGCCGGCCGATCCGCTGGCAGTGGGCGAAGATCTCCGGCGCCTTGGCGTACTTCTCCTTCGGCATGTAACCGGTCTCTTCGAGCAGCGGCAGGTAGATATAGGATTCCACGTCGCAGGCGGCGCCCGGATAGCGGTTCCAGTACCAGGTGCCGCCGAAGTCGCCCCCCTTCTCGACGAGGCGCAAGGACTCGACCCCCGCCTGGCGCAGCCGCGCCGCCGCCAGCAGGCCGCCGAAGCCACCGCCGACGATCAGCACATCGATCGTCTCGGTCACCGCCGGACGGGTGAAGCCGGGCTCGACGTAGGGGTCCTTGTCGAAGTCCGCGTAGACGCCGCTGAGGTCGCGGTACTGGGCGTTGCCGTCAGGACGCAGCCGCTTCTCGCGCTCGAGCAGGTACTTCTCCTTCAGCGCTTCCGGAGAGAACGAGGCCTCACCCTTCTTCGTCGCATTCATCCGTGCACTTCCTTTCCAACCGACTGTCGCGGCGCATGTACACGGCCGTGTACATCCTGGACATAACCCAATGACTGTCGTAAGTAAACAGCCGTGTACATGTCCGGCCCAAGCGAGCCCAGGAGAGCGACGCGCCAGCGCGATGCGGAGCGCACGCGCATCGCGATCCTCGACGCCGCACGAACCCTGTTCTCCACGCGAGGTTTCGCCCACACCGGAGTACGCGAGGTGGCGGAGCTCGCCGGGGTGAATTCCTCGCTCGTCGGCCGCTACTTCGGCTCGAAGCAGGGGCTGTTCCAGGCGACGTTGGAGCGGATGATCGACATCACCCCGATGCTCCACGGAGATCGGCGCCGCTTCGGCGTGGACATGGTGGCGGCCTTCTTCGACGCGCCGGACGCACCGGGCCCGCTGGCGATGATGATCCTCTCGGCGGCCGACCCCGAGGCGCACGCGGCGAGCGTCGAGCTCCTCCAGACGAAGGTGATCACCCCTCTGGCCCGGTGGCTGGGACCCCCGGACGGCGAGGGGCGAGCGGCGCGGCTCAGCATCCTCTGGACCGGCTTCCTCACCAGTTGGAAGCTGCTGCCCATCCAGTCGCTCACCGGAGCGCGCCTCGCCTCCACCCGCCGCTGGCTGGAGGCCGCGACCCAGGCGATCGTCGATGAAGGCTCGGCCTGAGCGTCACCGCCGCCACGAGTCTACTGAGTGAAGGAGCAAAGACATGAAGCCAGCCGCGAATCCGTTTCACCCTGACCTGCAACGCGCAGCGCGCCTCATCCCGAAGGTCACGGTGACCCGGCCGGTGCTCGCCGTGATGCGGTTCCTCACCCGCCTCCAGCCGACGCCCCGCGCCCCCGAGGACGTGGCCGTGGAGGACGTGCGGGTGCCCGGGCCCTCAGGGGGGCAGCCGGTGCGCGTGCGGACCTATCGGCCCCGGAGGGTCCGGGGACGGACGCCGGCGCTCCTGTGGATTCACGGGGGCGGATACATCCTCGGCCGGCCGGAGATGGACGATCTTCTTTGCGTCGAGTTCGCGCGTGAGCTGGGCATCCTCGTGGCCTCCGTGGACTACCGGCTGGCACCCGAGCACCCCTTCCCGGCACCGCTGGAGGACTGCTACGCGGCGCTGCGATGGCTCTTCGCCCAGGCGGGGGCGCTCGGCGTCCTCCCCGAGCGCATCGCCATCGGCGGGGCGAGCGCCGGCGGAGGGCTCACGGCGGCACTGGCTCAGCTGGCGCACGACCGCGAGGAGGTCCGGCCCGCCTTCCAGCTGCTCGTCTACCCGATGCTGGACGACCGCACGACGACGCGCACGGACATCGACGGCACGAACCACCGCGGCTGGAACCAGGGCAGCAACGTGTTCGGCTGGCGGTCCTATCTGGGACGCGAGCCGGGTGGCGCGCAGGTGCCGGCGCATGCCGTGCCCGCGCGGCGCGAGGACCTCTCGGGACTCCCTCCGGCCTGGTTGGGCGTGGGCACCTGCGACCTCTTCCACGACGAGGACCTCGCGTACGCCAGGCGCCTGCAGGCCGCCGGCGTGCCGTGCGACGTCACCGTGGTGCCCGGCGCCTTCCACGGCTTCGACGTCATCACTCGCGGCGCCGGGGTGGCGCGCGAGTTCCGTGGGGTCTACACGGCCGCGCTCCGCCGAGCCCTGTTCCCGGCGCCCGGCGTCACGGAGCTCGCGAAGTCAGGCTGATACAGCACGCCCTCAGGCGGCGAGCGCCTTGTCGATGGCGGACAGCACCATGGGATCGTCCGGCGCCACGTCCGGCGCGAAGCGCGCGACCACCTCGCCGTTCTTGTCGACCAGGAACTTCTCGAAGTTCCAGAGCACACCCGGCTCGGGGTTCGGCGTCATGCCATAGCCCCGCAGCCGCTCGCGGAAGTTCTCGCCAGGCCGCGAGGCCGCCTTGGGGAACCGCTGGGTGAGCTCGCGGTACAGCGGATGGATGTCCGGTCCGGTCACCGTGATCTTCGAAAACATCGGGAAATCCACGCCGAAGGTGGACCGGCAGAACCCCTGGATCTCCTCGTTCGTCCCTGGCTCCTGGCCGGCGAAATCGTTGGCCGGGAAGCCCAGCACCACCAGGCCCTTGTCGCGGCGTTCGGCGTAGAGCTTCTCCAGGGCTTCATACTGCGGCGTCAATCCGCACTTGGAGGCCACATTGACCACCAGCAGGACCTTGCCGGTGTAATCGCCAAGCCTGGCGTCATTGCCCGTGATGGTCTTCAGGGGTACGTCTTGGATGGCGGTCGACATGCGGATTCCTCCCTCAGCGCGGTGTTCTCGTCTCGAGGCCTGGCTGCGGTATCCGATACTGCCGGTCCAGGTTCAAGCCCTTCCGCTCACATGTGCGGCGCCGAGCTGTAGACTTGGCCCATGACATGGGAGCAACTGGTCAAGCTGGGTTGCCAGCTGCCCGAGGTGGAGGAGGGCATCTGGTTCCGTACGCCGGCACTCAAGGTGCGCGGCAAGTCATTCGTCCGCTTGAAGGAAGACGGCGAGTCAGTCGTGTTCCTGTTGGAGAGCGTCGATGAGCAGGAGTTCCTGATCCAGGCGCTGCCAGAGCTCTACTTCATCACGGACCACTACCGGGGCTGGCCCGCGGTGCTGGCGCGGCTCTCGAAGCTGCGCGTGCCGGAGTGTCGGCGGCGGCTCGAGCAGGGCTGGCGGCTCAAGGCGCCCAAGACGCTGGTGAAGCAGCGTGAAGCCCCGCGCGGCCCACCTCCTCGAACTTCGCCTCGCGGAAGGTCGAAACGAAGCCCATGAAGCAAGAGAGGACTCAGGGATGCTCCAGCATGGGGAGCGGCATCCCTTCCCTTGCCACGTACGAGACCGTCACCAGGGTGCCGGCACGGGCGTCACCCTGCACGGAGGAATAGGAGGCTCCATTCCAGAGCACCGGCTCGGGCGCCATCAGGACCTGCTCGCGAAACTGTTCCAGCTCCTCCTGGTTGGGGTGCGAGGTCTCCAGACGGCACAGAGAGGCACCGCAGTGCACCGACTCCAGCCGGGAGGTGGTGAGGATGCGCGCCAGTCTGGCGCGGGCCAGCTCCTCAGCCTGCCGGCTCCACTGGGGATCTCCCGGCTCGGCGTGGACCGCCTCCTCCAGGTTGGCCACCACCTCCTGCTCGGACGGCGGCGCCGGGTGGTCCGGCGGGGCCGGCGAGACCGGGCGCTCCACCCCATCACCGGAGGCGGGCGGCTCGGTGGGGAGTGCCTGGGTCTGGCCCGGCGCGAAGACGGGCGGGCGCGCCACGTCCCGGGAGAGGCGCTCCAGTTGGGCCCGCTGCTCACCCAGGGCCCGGGTCGCCTCTCGAAGCTCGCGGCGGGTGGCCTCGAGCTCCGCCTGCTGTTGCTGGCGTTGCTCCTCCAGCGAGGTGTGTTCCAGCCACTGCCAGCCCAGGAAGGCCAGCAGCACGGTGATTCCGGCCAGGATGGGGGTGCGCTGCATCGCGAGTCTCCCGGGGCGGTGGCGAAGGAACTAGTTGTCCCACTGGATGGAGTAGATCTTGGCGTTCTGCGCCAGGTTGCACAGCACGTAGAGCGAGCTCTTGGTGTCCGTGAAGAGCGTGCCCAGCTCGATGGTCTGCGGGCTGCCCGCGGCCGGCAGCGAGACCCAGCTTCCCGCGTAGATACCGGTCTGGGTGTTGGCGGTGGCCGCGATCCGGCAGCTCACATCGCCGGTGGTGGCCCCCTGCGCCATCACGGAGAAGGTGCGATACCCGGCGGTGCCAGAGAACGGCAGGGCCACGATGAAGGACTTCGTCGTGGTGCAGCTGTTGGCGATCCACCCGTAAGCGTAGACGGGGCAGTTATCGTCCGCCGTGCCGGAGGCCTTCATGGCGGCCCCTCCAATTCCACTCGCGTGGGCGGGGGTCGCCTTGGCAGCGAGGGCGAAGGCGGCGGCGAGGGACAGGGTCTTCAGGGCGGTCTTCATGGCTTGCTCCGTTGTGGTGGGTTCATCCGTTGAGAACCGCGAGCGGACAAAACGGGCAAGCGAGCGCTTTTTTCTTCAGGGCTCCGGCACGAATACGCCCCCGCTCGGTGACTCCGGACACCAGGTGGTGACTGCCGTCACCATGCCGCGTGATGCGGGAGGACGGGCGTGCGCGTCCCAAGTGACTGATTTTCCGGGAGGAGGGATGCCCGGGCATGCGTGGGCGGTGGGGCAGAGGTTGGCATGCGTCCTGCTCCTGGTCCTCACATGCCGCGCAATGGCGGCCCTGGCGTGTTCCACACGCCCCACGCCCGAAAGCAGCCACGCCATGTCCATCTCCTCCATCTCCCACCGTCCCGTCATCGCCTCCCCCATCGAGACCGTGTCCTCGCCAGTTCAGCGGGTGGAGAGCACCCCGGCCTCGCGGCCTGGGAATGACCTGCGGCAGAAGCTCATGGCGGACTCCTTCGAGCAGGGCCCGGGCAAGCCAGGCGCGGTCTCGGGTGTCTTCGAGAACACCTTGAATCAGGTGTCGCAGGCGCTTGGCGACCTCATGCAGCTGCTGAAGGGCCTGGAGGGACAGGGAGGCCAGGTCGGCGACCTGGGCGAGGGACCGTGGGACCTCGCGTCCGGAGTGGATGGCTTCTCGGTGGGCGGAGTGGGCGGCGCGACCGACACCCAGCCCCTGGGTCCTGGCTCCGACGCGGGTCCCGGGTTCGGCGCGCCATCCGCCGGGTCCACCGACCCGGTGAATCCGAGCGAGCCGTGGCTGGCCAAGAACAACGTCGGCTCGCCCTACAACAGCAACATGCGGCTCATCGAGCCGAGCCAGAAGAGCCAGTACAAGTACACGAACACGTTCACCAACAACACGAACGAGCCGCAGACCATCACCCTCTGGAACAAGACGGGCGGGAACGGCAACCCGAACGACGGACAGAACTTCGACAAGAGCACGCCGAAGAAGTTCACGCTCCAGCCCGGCGAGTCGCGGATCGTGGCGTTCGACAGCAACAGCAGTGTGGCGTGGTGCGCATCGAAGGACGGCACGGCGAATCCGGGCGCGAACTCCGGTCAGACCTGGGGCGAGGCGACTTTCGCGAACGCCGCCACGGGCTGGAGTGGCTACGACACCAGCCAGATCAGCCCCGCGGGCCACAATGGCAGGATGTCCATCACGAACGAGGCCACGGGCCACACCGTGACGGAGGCCAACGCCTGGCAGACGCCCTCGGATGACCCCGCTGGCCGCGATGTGGGTGTCCCCGCCGGCCCGCTGAACCTGGTCACGACCTTCAGCTGAGGATCAGGCCGGCCGGCGCCGCCCCAGGGAGTGCCCAGGGGCTGGACGCCGGCCAGCGCGGTGGCTCAGTTCCGCTTGAAGCCGATGGCGTCGGCGTGGCCGTCACCCGTCACGTCCGCCACCGCGCACACATCCTGCGCGAGGCAGAGGCCGGTGCTCCACAGCCAGCTATAGCCGTTGAAGCTCCCGCCGCTGGAGGTGGCGGCGTACACCGTGCCCTGGCTGCCGCGCACGAAGGTGACGATGTCATCGCGGCCGTCACCATTCACGTCGCCCACGGCCGGAATCTCGCCGCTGTAGGCGAAGTCGCTGTGCCACAGCCCGGCGCCGCCGAAGCTGGAGCCGGTGGACAGGGCCACGTACACATCACTGGCGGAGCCCTGGGTGAAGGTGACGATGTCGTCGCGGCCATCACCGTTGAAGTCGCCCACCTTCGGCGTCTCGCCACTGTAGGCGAAGTCGCCGTGCCACAGCCCGGCGCCGCCGAAGCTGGAGCCGGTGGACAGGGCCACGTACACATCATTGGCGGAGCCCTGGGTGAAGGTGA
This is a stretch of genomic DNA from Archangium violaceum. It encodes these proteins:
- a CDS encoding MmcQ/YjbR family DNA-binding protein: MTWEQLVKLGCQLPEVEEGIWFRTPALKVRGKSFVRLKEDGESVVFLLESVDEQEFLIQALPELYFITDHYRGWPAVLARLSKLRVPECRRRLEQGWRLKAPKTLVKQREAPRGPPPRTSPRGRSKRSP
- a CDS encoding flavin-containing monooxygenase; the protein is MNATKKGEASFSPEALKEKYLLEREKRLRPDGNAQYRDLSGVYADFDKDPYVEPGFTRPAVTETIDVLIVGGGFGGLLAAARLRQAGVESLRLVEKGGDFGGTWYWNRYPGAACDVESYIYLPLLEETGYMPKEKYAKAPEIFAHCQRIGRQFDLYKAALFQTQVEQMDWDEDARRWSVTTNRGDRLAARFVIIAGGILHKAKLPGIPGIETFKGHSFHTSRWDYAYTGGGPMGGMTRLADKRVGIIGTGATAVQAIPHLGASAKQLYVFQRTPSGVGVRNNQPTDEAWVKTLKPGWQQERILNFTSIVTGNQQDVDMVRDGWTYIFDDTELRRAETPEAAAELRQMVDFRKMEEIRARVDAVVKDPVTAEALKPYYNQMCKRPCFHDEYLDTFNRSNVQLVDTEGKGVERITPTGVVVKGREYEVDCLVYASGFELSGEYTRRLGFDIRGRGGKSLRDSWAEGAATLHGMHSRGYPNLLMFSLTQSGHAINFVHILNEQSQHAAYIIGRCLKQGIGTIEATEQAQQQWWEVILGHFSKMAAVGGVECTPGYFNNEGVLPPPSAMRNAPFGGGTLEFIEVLRNWRKGDDLAGLEVTLGGTP
- a CDS encoding YncE family protein; translation: MIESLVVCVVLVALLFAAPGGAAQPTPKRALLILSKTTHTLAIVDPANLKVIDRVPVGPDPHEVIASSDGKTAYVSNTGFGRFHELNVIDLIARKARPSIDTAPLIGPHGLAFVGGKLWFTAEGAKSIGRYDPTTARVDWLMGTGQNRTHMLHVTADEKQIYTTNVDSGSVSILENVLLQPTVPPTGVLPPGAQPRMDWIQTVIPVAQSSEGFDVSPDGQELWTASPTGALSIIDISARKVTATVDAKLPGAHRLKFTPDGKRVLIVSVRTGELVIFDAGSRQEVKRLNIGRGAAMLVDAEGARAFVSCTPDNYVAVIDLETLEVTGRLDVGGRPDGLAWAVQRPE
- a CDS encoding glutathione peroxidase — translated: MSTAIQDVPLKTITGNDARLGDYTGKVLLVVNVASKCGLTPQYEALEKLYAERRDKGLVVLGFPANDFAGQEPGTNEEIQGFCRSTFGVDFPMFSKITVTGPDIHPLYRELTQRFPKAASRPGENFRERLRGYGMTPNPEPGVLWNFEKFLVDKNGEVVARFAPDVAPDDPMVLSAIDKALAA
- a CDS encoding TetR/AcrR family transcriptional regulator, which gives rise to MSGPSEPRRATRQRDAERTRIAILDAARTLFSTRGFAHTGVREVAELAGVNSSLVGRYFGSKQGLFQATLERMIDITPMLHGDRRRFGVDMVAAFFDAPDAPGPLAMMILSAADPEAHAASVELLQTKVITPLARWLGPPDGEGRAARLSILWTGFLTSWKLLPIQSLTGARLASTRRWLEAATQAIVDEGSA
- a CDS encoding Coq4 family protein, giving the protein MSDPNTLSLPDNASLFTRLRVARQCLEVLKDDPTNPTCGQLINICLDLNVYASLAQQLRRSEEGRRMLSERPSLQGKELDLDALERLPEGTLGHGFARYFRDNKISPFETTLELKNDIDFIGKRYRETHDLLHVLTGYATDVMGEMELQAYALGNLGIHTAKLILLFSAVEHFKAPQSGVGRSEFLRRVGAAYRRGRASQQFLGFRFEHHWETPVATLSARLCAPAQRMN
- a CDS encoding alpha/beta hydrolase — its product is MKPAANPFHPDLQRAARLIPKVTVTRPVLAVMRFLTRLQPTPRAPEDVAVEDVRVPGPSGGQPVRVRTYRPRRVRGRTPALLWIHGGGYILGRPEMDDLLCVEFARELGILVASVDYRLAPEHPFPAPLEDCYAALRWLFAQAGALGVLPERIAIGGASAGGGLTAALAQLAHDREEVRPAFQLLVYPMLDDRTTTRTDIDGTNHRGWNQGSNVFGWRSYLGREPGGAQVPAHAVPARREDLSGLPPAWLGVGTCDLFHDEDLAYARRLQAAGVPCDVTVVPGAFHGFDVITRGAGVAREFRGVYTAALRRALFPAPGVTELAKSG